Genomic DNA from Carnobacterium divergens DSM 20623:
TACACCAAAACAAAAAAAAGTATTAACTCTTTTTATTTTAACTTTTGTTATTATGATTTTTGGTCTGATTCCGTGGTCATCGATTAATCCAAAATGGACCATTTTTGAAACTTTTAATACATGGTTAACGAACCTTCCATTATTGGGGGCATTAATTGGAAAAGATATCGCTCCTTTTGGAACGTGGTATTTTACTGAAATTACAATGCTGATGTTTTTAATGGCAGTTATTATTGGAATTGTTTATCGTATGAAAGAGGAAGATTTTGTTTCAACTTTTATTAGTGGTGCAGGGGAATTACTGGGGGTCGCTTTAATTTGTGCGATTGCAAGAGGGATTCAAGTGGTAATGAACGACGGAATGATAACAGCGACTGTTTTACATTGGGGCGAACAAGGACTAAGTGGCTTATCTTCAGTTGTCTTTATTGTGCTAACCTTTATTTTCTATATTCCAATGTCTTTCTTAATTCCTTCTACTTCTGGCTTAGCAGCAGCTACAATGGGGATTATTGGACCAATGGGGAATTTTGCTGGTGTGCCAGAGCATTTGGTTGTAACGGCTTATCAAGCAGGTTCAGGTATTGTGAACTTAATTACACCAACGTCAGGGGTTGTCATGGGTGGTTTGGCTTTAGCAAGGGTTGACTTGACGATTTGGTTGAAATTTATGGTAAAATTAATTGTCATCTTGTTTATTTTGACTTGTATCGTACTAAGCATTGCAGCAGTGATGTAAGTACGAATCTTAAAAAATAATGGAAAGAAGGGCTAAATTGTGAAATCATTTGTTACAAAAGAACACCAAGCAGCTTGTATTGAAACCATTCAAACATTAATTAGTTACCCATCTTATTTAAGAGAAACGAATACTGAAGGCACCTTATTTGGTAAGGACATTCAAAAGGTATTAGAAAAAACATTGGACATTTGTCAAGATCTAGGGTTTAAAACCTATCTAGATCCAGAAGGCTATTATGGATATGCAGATTATGGAGATGGAAAAGAAATTTTAGCCGTTCTTTGTCATTTAGATGTTGTGCCACCAGGCAATGAAGAGTTATGGGAAACACCAGCATTTGAAGGTGTGATTCGTGATGACTTTTTATTTGGACGTGGTTCACAAGACGATAAAGGGCCAGCGATGGCAGCTCTTTATGGAATGAAAGCCTTGATTGATGCAGAAGTTGAATTTGATAAACGAATTCGCTTTATCTTTGGAACGGATGAAGAAAACTTATGGCGATGTATGGATAAATACAATGAAAAAGAAGAAAAAGCAGTAATGGGTTTTGCACCAGACGCTGAATTTCCTTTAACGTTTGCTGAAAAAGGTTTGTTACAAGTAAAACTAAAAGGCAAAGGATCAAAGGGTATTGCAGTGGCATGTGGAGATGCATTAAACGTTGTTCCAGCAGAAGCACGATACAAAGGTCCACTTAAAGAAGCATTGAAATCCGAACTTGAAAAATTAGGATTTAACTATAAGATGGAAAATGAAACTGTGGTGGTTTTAGGGAAATCCATTCATTCAAAAGATGCAAATCAAGGAATCAATGCCGTTACTCGTTTAGCAATGGCTCTTCAA
This window encodes:
- a CDS encoding YfcC family protein — encoded protein: MPTSYTVLFLIIVAIAILTWLIPSGAYETTKAGNIIAGTYHQTASHPQGLWDIFMAPIRGMLGTETTPGAMEISFFIIVIGGFLGVITKTGALDAGISSVVKNNKGREKRLIPILMILFALGGTSFGMAEETMAFYPLLIPVMIAVGFDSIVAVGIVLIGSQIGCLASTTNPFATGVASQALGISPGDGIIWRILLLVVTLSAGIIYVYRYASKIEKNPEASLMYHQREADLEHFKINENMESITPKQKKVLTLFILTFVIMIFGLIPWSSINPKWTIFETFNTWLTNLPLLGALIGKDIAPFGTWYFTEITMLMFLMAVIIGIVYRMKEEDFVSTFISGAGELLGVALICAIARGIQVVMNDGMITATVLHWGEQGLSGLSSVVFIVLTFIFYIPMSFLIPSTSGLAAATMGIIGPMGNFAGVPEHLVVTAYQAGSGIVNLITPTSGVVMGGLALARVDLTIWLKFMVKLIVILFILTCIVLSIAAVM
- a CDS encoding M20 family metallopeptidase, yielding MKSFVTKEHQAACIETIQTLISYPSYLRETNTEGTLFGKDIQKVLEKTLDICQDLGFKTYLDPEGYYGYADYGDGKEILAVLCHLDVVPPGNEELWETPAFEGVIRDDFLFGRGSQDDKGPAMAALYGMKALIDAEVEFDKRIRFIFGTDEENLWRCMDKYNEKEEKAVMGFAPDAEFPLTFAEKGLLQVKLKGKGSKGIAVACGDALNVVPAEARYKGPLKEALKSELEKLGFNYKMENETVVVLGKSIHSKDANQGINAVTRLAMALQMITKSEAIDFIANEVKEDARGIKLFGEVEDNASGILTFNVASLNVDENESVIGIDIRIPVTVNKDEIVATLTEVAKKYHLKYEEFDYLASLYVPLESTLVETLLGVYRDKTGDFSDPMTSGGATFARTMDNCVAFGAVFPDSPITFHEANEKMSLRDIYGAMDIYAEAIYRLAGK